One window of Desulfarculus baarsii DSM 2075 genomic DNA carries:
- a CDS encoding universal stress protein has product MIEGPIIAATDFSKAAEQAVAQAARLAAQRGVKLVLAHVIPPLITPTPLLDEIQVSQVTADLRREMRQAAEREMQRLRQIESALTEVETVIAEGEPTRELAALCQSQNAALLVVGAAGAGNIVEAVFGSVARKMVRRAPCSVLVVRPEEAD; this is encoded by the coding sequence ATGATCGAGGGGCCCATCATCGCCGCCACCGATTTCTCCAAGGCCGCCGAGCAGGCCGTGGCCCAGGCGGCGCGTTTGGCCGCCCAGCGCGGAGTCAAGCTGGTTTTGGCCCATGTCATCCCGCCGCTGATCACCCCCACGCCGCTGCTGGACGAGATCCAGGTCAGCCAGGTGACGGCCGATCTGCGCCGCGAGATGCGCCAGGCCGCCGAGCGTGAGATGCAGCGCCTGCGCCAGATCGAAAGCGCCCTGACCGAGGTGGAGACCGTCATCGCCGAGGGCGAGCCCACCCGCGAGCTGGCCGCCCTGTGCCAAAGCCAGAACGCGGCGCTTTTGGTGGTGGGCGCCGCGGGCGCGGGCAATATTGTCGAGGCCGTTTTTGGCTCGGTGGCCCGCAAGATGGTGCGCCGCGCGCCGTGCTCGGTGCTGGTGGTGCGCCCGGAGGAGGCCGACTAA
- a CDS encoding glycosyltransferase: MPYNTALRGYTAKRIEEIGSADILMGIPCFNNEQTIVHVIQMLTHGLAKHFGDKRSVILIADGGSTDDTREMARDFEIKPWQEKIVSIYRGPGGKGSALRSIFEAAARLKVKACGMVDSDLRSITSDWVKYLLDPVLEKDYQFVAPVYQRHKYDGTITNNIVYNMTRALYGKRVRQPIGGDFAISRDVANYYVDQDVWGSDVARYGIDIWMTTSAITQGFRVCQSNLGVKIHDAKDPAQHLAPMFRQVVWTLFSLMERYEDHWRTQRGSQPVETFDFGVAGDPEPVKVNIEAMLEHFRAGFKQFGALWKDVLPPATFQAVEEAAGQEASQFHLPTSVWIEIMYELAAKFHAWEKFRMRLVELCTPLYFARVASFVRESWDMTSQEAEALVEEQARQFEEAKDYLVEAWARAEQSPEQ; the protein is encoded by the coding sequence ATGCCCTACAACACCGCCCTGCGCGGCTACACGGCCAAGCGCATCGAGGAGATCGGCTCGGCCGACATCCTCATGGGCATACCCTGCTTCAACAACGAACAAACCATCGTCCACGTCATCCAGATGCTGACCCACGGCCTGGCCAAGCACTTTGGCGACAAACGCAGCGTCATCCTTATCGCCGACGGCGGCTCCACCGACGACACCCGCGAGATGGCCCGCGATTTCGAGATCAAGCCCTGGCAAGAGAAAATCGTATCGATCTATCGCGGCCCCGGCGGCAAGGGCAGCGCCCTGCGCTCGATCTTCGAGGCGGCCGCGCGCCTGAAGGTCAAGGCCTGCGGCATGGTCGACAGCGACCTGCGCTCGATCACCAGCGATTGGGTCAAGTACCTGCTGGACCCGGTGCTGGAGAAAGACTATCAGTTCGTGGCCCCGGTCTATCAGCGCCACAAGTACGACGGCACCATCACCAACAACATCGTCTACAACATGACCCGGGCCCTCTACGGCAAGCGCGTGCGCCAGCCCATCGGCGGCGACTTCGCCATCAGCCGCGACGTGGCCAACTATTACGTCGATCAGGACGTCTGGGGCAGCGACGTGGCGCGCTACGGCATCGACATCTGGATGACCACCAGCGCCATCACCCAGGGCTTCCGCGTCTGCCAGTCCAACCTGGGCGTCAAGATCCACGACGCCAAGGATCCGGCCCAGCACCTGGCCCCGATGTTCCGCCAGGTGGTCTGGACGCTGTTTTCGCTGATGGAGCGCTACGAGGATCATTGGCGCACGCAGCGGGGCAGCCAGCCGGTGGAGACCTTCGACTTCGGCGTGGCCGGCGACCCCGAGCCGGTCAAGGTCAACATCGAGGCCATGCTGGAACATTTCCGCGCCGGCTTCAAGCAGTTCGGCGCGTTGTGGAAAGACGTCCTGCCGCCGGCCACCTTCCAGGCCGTGGAGGAGGCCGCCGGCCAGGAGGCCAGCCAGTTTCACCTGCCCACCAGCGTGTGGATCGAGATCATGTACGAACTGGCGGCCAAGTTCCACGCCTGGGAGAAATTCCGCATGCGCCTGGTCGAGCTGTGCACGCCGCTCTACTTCGCCCGCGTGGCCTCGTTCGTGCGTGAAAGCTGGGACATGACCTCCCAGGAGGCCGAAGCCCTGGTCGAGGAGCAGGCCCGCCAGTTCGAGGAGGCCAAGGACTATCTGGTCGAGGCCTGGGCGCGGGCCGAGCAAAGCCCGGAGCAGTGA
- a CDS encoding DEAD/DEAH box helicase, translated as MDDTHITPQDDTTQKSGAPLAQGAPFADFNLPEPLLRGLADSGYTHCTPIQERTIPLGLAGKDVAGEAQTGTGKTAAFLVPIFYHMLRDQRTDRQFPAALIIAPTRELAVQIYDDAQQIGRHTDLRMVAVFGGVDYLKQARALREGVDIVVATPGRAIDYIKQRALDLRAVKHLVIDEADRLFDMGFIADLRWIMRRLPPYDRRQSMLFSATLGYRVLELTYEFMNMPAKVSVAPRQRTVEQVDQELYHCSAPEKMSLLLGLLRREGVDRVMIFANTKRAVDAIAYKLRGNGLPAEGISGDLTQRRRMQLLEQFKSGELKILVATNVAARGLHVENISHVINYDVPADPEDYVHRIGRTARAGAVGKAITLCCDRYATHLPYVEEYLGEKIPVCWADDSLFVPDQAGPAPRMPRPAFGPREGGRGRDRDGDGARGGRGGRRTSSAPAAPTTTVASGDGEKVADGQGQKRRRRRRKPAGQPKTTNSAGDGE; from the coding sequence ATGGATGATACACACATAACACCGCAAGACGACACCACGCAAAAAAGCGGGGCGCCCCTGGCTCAGGGCGCGCCCTTTGCCGATTTCAACCTGCCCGAGCCCCTGCTGCGGGGCCTGGCCGACTCTGGCTACACCCATTGCACGCCGATCCAGGAGCGGACCATCCCCCTGGGTCTGGCCGGCAAGGACGTGGCCGGCGAGGCCCAGACCGGGACAGGCAAGACCGCCGCTTTTCTGGTGCCCATTTTTTATCACATGCTGCGCGACCAGCGGACAGATCGCCAATTCCCCGCCGCGCTGATCATCGCCCCCACCCGCGAGCTGGCCGTGCAGATCTACGACGACGCCCAGCAGATCGGCCGACACACCGATCTGCGCATGGTCGCCGTCTTCGGCGGGGTCGACTATCTCAAGCAGGCCAGGGCCTTGCGCGAAGGCGTGGATATCGTCGTGGCCACGCCGGGGCGGGCCATCGACTATATCAAGCAGCGCGCCCTGGATCTGCGCGCCGTCAAGCACCTGGTCATCGACGAGGCCGACCGCCTGTTCGACATGGGCTTCATCGCCGACCTGCGCTGGATCATGCGCCGCCTGCCGCCCTACGACCGGCGGCAATCCATGCTCTTTTCGGCCACGCTGGGCTACCGCGTGCTGGAGCTGACCTACGAGTTCATGAACATGCCGGCCAAGGTCTCGGTGGCCCCGCGCCAGCGCACGGTCGAGCAGGTCGACCAGGAGCTCTACCACTGCTCGGCCCCCGAGAAAATGAGCTTGCTGCTGGGCCTCCTGCGCCGCGAGGGCGTCGACCGAGTGATGATTTTCGCCAACACCAAGCGCGCCGTCGACGCCATCGCCTACAAGCTGCGCGGCAACGGCCTGCCCGCCGAAGGCATCAGCGGCGATCTGACCCAGCGGCGGCGCATGCAGCTTTTGGAGCAATTCAAAAGCGGCGAACTGAAGATCCTGGTGGCCACCAACGTGGCCGCCCGTGGCCTGCACGTCGAAAACATCAGCCATGTCATCAACTACGACGTGCCCGCCGATCCCGAAGACTACGTCCACCGCATCGGCCGCACGGCCCGGGCCGGCGCCGTGGGCAAGGCCATCACCCTGTGCTGCGACCGCTACGCCACCCACCTGCCCTACGTCGAGGAATACCTGGGCGAGAAAATTCCCGTCTGCTGGGCCGATGACTCGCTTTTCGTGCCCGACCAGGCCGGACCGGCCCCGCGCATGCCACGGCCGGCCTTTGGCCCCCGCGAGGGCGGGCGTGGCCGTGACCGCGATGGCGACGGCGCTCGCGGCGGACGGGGCGGACGGCGCACCAGCTCCGCCCCAGCCGCGCCAACCACGACGGTCGCCAGCGGCGATGGCGAAAAAGTCGCCGATGGGCAAGGGCAAAAACGCCGCCGCCGCCGCCGCAAACCGGCCGGCCAACCGAAAACGACAAACTCGGCCGGCGATGGCGAATAG